The following are encoded in a window of Cyprinus carpio isolate SPL01 chromosome A13, ASM1834038v1, whole genome shotgun sequence genomic DNA:
- the LOC109079171 gene encoding leucine-rich repeat and immunoglobulin-like domain-containing nogo receptor-interacting protein 2: MLFSPFSCALGLSLLPLLLFQCPAHACPARCECSVPTRSVSCHRRRLAQVPEGIPIETRALDLSKNRLRIVTPQNFSSLLLLEELDLSNNLLSSVEPGSFRAQPRLRSLQLRSNQLTLLPRGALAGLSELTLLDVSQNRLVILLDYGFEEQRRLRVLELSDNELVFIAPRAFSGLASLRSLTLQRCNLSTVPTHALAHLHGLTSLRMRDLGIEELQAHAFKGLPRLKHLEVDRWPLLEGLPTSALQGLNLSTLSITHTNLTSVPVVTHLPYLTHLNLSYSRIRVLPAGWLRGMGRLEVVRVRQSNLLSVEPQAFQGASSLRLLDLCYNRLSTLERSVFPASEALQTLLIGQNPLVCDCRLRWLLERTPPLPYGDVQPECSAPAPLAGKPLSYLVEPQISRYVICTKPRVVSMATYPAQVEEGQRAWLYCSADGAPPPSVSWLTPHRRHITTKSTGRMVVHTNGSLEFRMAEPQDSGMYVCVASNPAGNATLSVTLAIKSLGIRDRTLYANRSFFFDSDYNNSLINGTEEYTIRVVLDFTTILVSTAMGCLSFLGVVLFCFLLLFAWSRGKGKHRGSVDIQYVPRKRKGANSELTETSGPRRVNMKMI; the protein is encoded by the coding sequence ATGCTGTTCTCGCCGTTCTCTTGTGCTCTGGGGCTCTCCCTGCTGCCACTCCTCCTGTTTCAGTGCCCCGCCCACGCCTGTCCTGCCCGCTGTGAGTGCTCTGTGCCCACGCGTTCTGTGTCATGCCATCGCAGGCGGTTAGCGCAGGTGCCTGAAGGCATCCCTATAGAGACAAGGGCATTGGACCTCAGTAAAAACCGGCTGCGCATTGTGACGCCACAGAACTTCTCCTCGCTGCTGTTGCTGGAGGAGCTGGACCTCAGCAACAACTTGTTGTCATCCGTGGAACCTGGCAGCTTCCGCGCTCAGCCGCGGCTACGCTCGCTCCAACTGCGCAGCAATCAGTTGACTCTGCTGCCACGTGGAGCGCTGGCTGGCCTCAGCGAGCTTACCCTGCTGGATGTCAGTCAAAACCGTCTTGTTATTCTGCTGGACTACGGTTTTGAGGAGCAGCGGAGGCTGAGGGTACTAGAGTTAAGTGATAATGAGCTAGTGTTCATCGCCCCACGGGCCTTCAGTGGCCTCGCATCCCTGCGCTCTCTGACGCTGCAACGATGCAACCTGAGCACAGTGCCCACACATGCTCTCGCACATCTGCATGGTCTAACCAGCCTGCGGATGCGGGACTTGGGCATCGAGGAGCTTCAGGCACACGCCTTTAAGGGTCTACCACGACTGAAACACCTGGAAGTGGACCGTTGGCCATTGTTAGAAGGGTTACCGACCTCTGCTTTGCAGGGGCTGAACCTCAGCACACTGTCCATTACACACACCAACTTGACGTCTGTACCAGTGGTGACACATCTGCCGTATCTAACTCATCTCAACCTGTCTTACAGCCGTATACGTGTCCTGCCAGCAGGGTGGTTGCGGGGAATGGGCCGGCTGGAGGTTGTACGTGTGCGACAGTCTAACCTGCTCAGTGTGGAACCTCAAGCCTTTCAAGGAGCCTCCTCGCTGCGCCTTCTTGACCTTTGTTACAACCGTCTCTCCACGCTGGAGAGGAGTGTTTTTCCTGCTTCCGAGGCCCTGCAGACTCTTCTGATTGGCCAGAACCCATTAGTGTGCGACTGTCGTCTACGCTGGCTCCTGGAGAGGACTCCACCCTTGCCATACGGTGATGTTCAACCTGAATGTAGTGCTCCTGCACCCTTGGCTGGGAAGCCTCTTAGTTACCTGGTGGAACCTCAAATCTCTCGTTATGTTATCTGCACCAAACCCAGGgttgtctccatggcaacttacCCGGCACAGGTGGAAGAAGGGCAGAGAGCTTGGCTATATTGCAGTGCAGATGGGGCTCCACCTCCCTCTGTGTCATGGCTAACACCGCATAGGCGGCACATTACCACAAAGAGTACGGGAAGAATGGTGGTCCACACCAATGGGTCACTAGAGTTCCGCATGGCAGAGCCTCAGGATAGCGGCATGTACGTGTGTGTGGCATCAAACCCAGCAGGCAATGCCACTCTCTCCGTCACGCTTGCTATTAAAAGCTTAGGAATCAGGGACAGAACCCTTTATGCCAACCGCAGCTTTTTTTTTGACTCGGACTACAACAATTCCCTGATTAACGGCACAGAGGAGTACACCATCAGGGTGGTTCTGGACTTCACCACCATCCTGGTCTCCACAGCAATGGGCTGCCTCAGCTTCCTGGGTGTCGTCTTGTTctgtttcttgttgttgtttgcaTGGAGCCGTGGCAAAGGAAAGCACAGAGGTAGCGTGGACATTCAGTACGTCCCACGAAAGCGGAAAGGTGCAAACTCAGAACTCACAGAAACAAGTGGGCCCAGAAGAGTCAATATGAAGATGATCTAA
- the LOC109079155 gene encoding eukaryotic translation initiation factor 4E-1A-like produces the protein MATAEPESNSVSCKSEEENSEETNQEIVGPESYIKHPLQNRSIVSVFSLKWCLWFFKNDKSKTWQANLRLISKFDTVEDFWALYNHIQLSSNLMSGCDYSLFKDGIEPMWEDERNKRGGRWLMTLNKQQRKYDLDRFWLETLLCLIGEAFDDYSDDVCGAVVNVRTKGDKIAVWTTDYENREAITHIGRVYKERLGIPMNMTIGYQSHADTATKSGSTTKNKFVV, from the exons ATGGCGACGGCTGAGCCG GAATCAAACTCAGTTTCTTGTAAGAGTGAAGAGGAGAACTCAGAAGAGACGAATCAGGAGATCGTTGGCCCTGAGAGCTACATCAAACACCCCTTACAGAACAGGTCGA ttgtttctgttttttcattGAAGTGGTGTTTATGGTTCTTCAAAAATGACAAGAGCAAAACATGGCAGGCTAATCTCAGACTGATCTCCAAATTTGACACAGTAGAGGATTTCTGGGC GCTTTATAACCACATTCAGCTCTCCAGTAACTTGATGTCAGGATGTGACTACTCACTTTTCAAG GATGGTATTGAGCCTATGTGGGAGGATGAGAGGAATAAAAGAGGAGGCCGCTGGCTCATGACTCTCAACAAGCAGCAGAGGAAGTATGACCTGGACCGCTTTTGGTTGGAAACT CTGCTGTGCCTCATCGGAGAGGCCTTCGACGACTACAGCGATGATGTGTGCGGGGCTGTAGTCAACGTCCGAACTAAAGGAGACAAAATCGCCGTCTGGACAACTGACTACGAGAACAGAGAGGCTATAACGCACATAGG GAGGGTGTACAAGGAACGATTAGGCATCCCTATGAATATGACCATTGGCTACCAGTCTCATGCTGACACGGCCACTAAGAGTGGCTCCACCACTAAGAACAAGTTTGTGGTCTGA
- the LOC109079157 gene encoding uncharacterized protein FAM241A-like: MSSPNRIVNDSEVLPRDVLSGTRGPGGCQCQHEAALRPAHSEQNDFRGRERPHSHSVAAPHAAAAGPAPEAPLVDDCEKMGTLFGELNKCLRGIGFTQLYFGEKIVEPVVVLVFWMLLWFLGIQALGLVGTLCIIIIYIQK, translated from the exons atgtcaagccCTAATCGGATCGTGAATGATTCGGAGGTTCTCCCTCGTGATGTGTTGAGTGGGACGCGAGGTCCAGGCGGGTGTCAGTGCCAGCATGAGGCTGCTCTCAGACCCGCACACAGCGAGCAG AATGATTTCAGGGGGAGAGAAAGACCACACAGTCATTCTGTAGCAGCGCcgcatgcagcagcagcaggaccTGCGCCAGAGGCTCCTTTGGTGGACGACTGCGAGAAGATGGGCACACTCTTCGGGGAGCTCAATAAGTGTTTGAGGGGCATTGGTTTCACCCAGCTTTACTTCGGAGAGAAGATCGTGGAGCCCGTAGTGGTGCTGGTGTTTTGGATGCTACTCTGGTTCCTGGGTATCCAAGCCCTCGGTCTTGTGGGAACTCTAtgcattattatcatttatatccAGAAATAA